The following are encoded together in the Aciduricibacillus chroicocephali genome:
- a CDS encoding EcsC family protein yields the protein MTSYEEIVQKEIQMWKKKQLQNPHLMKRMSKNVQNKINSVIPQKIHQAITVAIKAFIKSILTGASVLSRQAAAPSTLFEQDQLFREKLATYQKAAVAEGAGTGFGGILLGIADFPLLLSIKMKFLYETAAVYGYNPHQYEERLFLLHIFQLAFSNTEKRRETLEVIENWEIYKHAILDMDWQVFQQEYRDYIDLAKLLQLIPGFGAIVGAYANHNLMEQLGETAMNAYRMRALHSIGS from the coding sequence ATGACAAGCTATGAAGAAATTGTCCAAAAAGAAATACAGATGTGGAAGAAAAAGCAACTCCAAAATCCTCATCTTATGAAACGCATGTCCAAAAATGTTCAAAACAAGATAAATTCCGTCATCCCACAGAAAATACATCAAGCGATTACTGTGGCCATAAAAGCATTTATTAAATCAATCCTTACAGGGGCTAGTGTTTTATCCCGGCAGGCTGCCGCTCCTTCAACCCTATTCGAACAAGATCAACTGTTCAGAGAAAAGTTAGCCACATATCAAAAAGCCGCTGTCGCAGAAGGTGCAGGAACAGGCTTTGGCGGAATTTTGCTCGGAATCGCGGACTTTCCGCTCCTGCTCTCCATTAAAATGAAATTCCTTTATGAGACTGCTGCAGTGTACGGATATAATCCTCACCAATATGAAGAACGGCTCTTCCTTCTTCATATCTTCCAGCTTGCCTTTTCAAATACCGAAAAGCGCCGTGAAACTCTGGAAGTCATTGAGAATTGGGAAATTTATAAACATGCCATCCTTGATATGGACTGGCAAGTGTTCCAGCAAGAATACCGTGATTATATCGACTTAGCGAAACTGCTCCAGCTCATTCCAGGTTTTGGAGCCATTGTTGGTGCATATGCGAACCATAACTTAATGGAGCAGCTTGGTGAAACTGCAATGAATGCCTATCGTATGCGCGCACTCCATTCCATTGGAAGTTAA
- a CDS encoding GNAT family N-acetyltransferase: MIGIHNVTEENYRSILKLEVSEGQEDFIETPYECLEEAAECKLYKLVGLSIDGDFAGFAMYGYFPAEKAEISGRLWIDRFLVDGNFQGKGLGKKFFQAIIQQVESEYGKQPIYLSVYAQNSVAIRMYEKFGFIPTGEQDVNGELIMVRSLEQGACNLHV; the protein is encoded by the coding sequence ATGATTGGGATTCACAATGTAACGGAAGAGAATTACCGAAGCATACTAAAACTGGAAGTATCAGAGGGGCAGGAAGATTTCATCGAAACTCCGTATGAATGCTTGGAAGAAGCGGCAGAGTGCAAATTGTATAAGCTCGTTGGCTTGTCTATTGACGGTGATTTTGCAGGCTTTGCCATGTACGGATATTTTCCCGCAGAGAAAGCAGAAATAAGTGGAAGACTGTGGATCGACCGCTTTCTTGTCGATGGGAATTTTCAGGGGAAGGGTCTCGGGAAAAAGTTTTTCCAGGCTATCATCCAACAGGTGGAATCAGAATATGGAAAGCAGCCAATCTATCTTAGTGTCTATGCGCAGAATAGTGTTGCAATCCGTATGTATGAGAAGTTCGGTTTTATTCCTACTGGTGAACAAGATGTGAACGGTGAATTAATCATGGTTAGAAGCCTCGAGCAAGGAGCATGCAATTTGCATGTATAA
- a CDS encoding YitT family protein produces the protein MKKLAADLLMVILGSLIYALALTLLAIPSDLAEGGVPGAAILLHYAFDWSPGLITFILTASLMVIGFRSLPRKSIALSILTAPLISFFMYISEGRADALGDPLTAAIFAGFFIGIGSGLIYRTGSSMGGTSLIAQMCKKSLGWDLVRTIFVLDTLVVLSGLFVIGPLHTMYTIIALFIGKKATDLVVDGLDPRKAVSVISDEASNIADAIVSQMNTSVTVFKGRGGYLKQDKDMTYIIINKYQLMKLKNIIAAIDDKAFVVVHDVREVQGGSFSRIR, from the coding sequence TTGAAAAAATTAGCCGCAGATCTACTAATGGTAATTCTGGGATCACTTATATATGCCCTTGCACTTACATTGCTTGCTATTCCAAGTGACTTGGCTGAAGGTGGGGTTCCCGGAGCTGCGATTCTGCTTCACTATGCATTTGACTGGTCCCCTGGACTTATCACCTTTATTTTGACTGCCAGTCTGATGGTTATCGGTTTCCGTTCTTTGCCGCGCAAATCGATTGCCTTATCCATCCTTACAGCCCCGCTGATTTCTTTCTTCATGTACATTTCAGAAGGACGGGCAGATGCGCTTGGTGATCCGCTTACTGCTGCCATTTTTGCAGGTTTCTTCATCGGTATAGGCTCAGGACTTATTTATCGTACGGGAAGTTCAATGGGAGGGACGAGCCTGATCGCCCAAATGTGCAAAAAATCACTTGGCTGGGATCTTGTTCGAACTATTTTTGTATTGGATACACTTGTTGTCCTATCTGGCCTTTTCGTCATCGGACCGCTCCATACAATGTATACAATTATCGCACTCTTCATCGGCAAGAAGGCAACAGACCTTGTTGTGGATGGACTTGACCCGCGTAAAGCAGTAAGTGTCATATCCGATGAAGCATCCAATATTGCGGATGCGATTGTCAGCCAGATGAATACGAGCGTGACAGTGTTCAAAGGCAGAGGCGGTTATTTGAAACAGGACAAAGATATGACTTATATCATTATTAATAAATATCAACTTATGAAACTGAAGAACATTATTGCTGCTATAGATGATAAAGCATTTGTCGTTGTCCATGATGTTCGCGAAGTGCAAGGTGGCAGTTTTTCAAGAATACGCTAA
- a CDS encoding aldehyde dehydrogenase family protein: MRDRLQHYINGEWVDSTGSETTEVLNPATEEVIGHISLGKEEDLDKAVKAARAAFPAFSRTTREERIDLLDKIVDAYERRKDEIIEVITLELGSPVKKSEEVHYAMGYNHFKQAAKELKTFQFTDKRENSTVVKESIGVSGLITPWNFPTNQTTTKIASALAAGSPMVLKPAEITPYAAMILAEIFDEVGVPKGVFNLVNGTGETIGNGISSHPDIDFVSFTGSVPVGTKIMENAAQTIKKVALELGGKSPLIVLEDADPEYAANTAVSHIMSNTGQVCSAATRIIVPKQMKEEFEKALEKVLPTYKVGDPQDRNTFTGPLVAEKIWNRVQEYIQKGIDEGATLLAGGTGKPDGLEKGYFAKPTIFTDVKNDMTIAREEIFGPVMSVIYSDSLDNAIEIANDTDYGLAGYVVGKDKKTLAQVAKSIRAGRITINNAKSDFSAPFGGYKQSGIGREWGNFGIEEYLEPKAILGMEE, encoded by the coding sequence ATGAGAGACAGATTACAGCATTATATAAATGGCGAATGGGTCGATTCTACAGGTTCTGAAACGACAGAAGTCCTGAATCCCGCCACTGAAGAAGTTATAGGTCACATCAGTCTCGGAAAAGAAGAGGATCTTGACAAGGCAGTAAAAGCAGCACGAGCTGCATTCCCTGCTTTTTCTCGTACTACGAGGGAAGAGAGGATTGACCTGCTGGATAAGATTGTTGATGCTTATGAACGCAGAAAAGATGAAATTATTGAGGTCATCACACTGGAACTTGGCTCACCAGTGAAAAAGTCGGAAGAAGTCCATTATGCAATGGGGTATAACCACTTCAAACAGGCTGCTAAAGAACTGAAAACATTCCAATTTACTGACAAACGAGAGAACTCCACTGTTGTAAAAGAATCCATTGGGGTGAGCGGTCTGATTACACCTTGGAACTTCCCAACGAATCAGACGACTACGAAGATTGCCAGTGCGCTTGCTGCAGGAAGTCCAATGGTTCTGAAACCTGCAGAAATTACACCTTATGCTGCAATGATTCTTGCTGAAATCTTCGATGAGGTTGGCGTACCAAAAGGTGTATTTAATCTTGTGAACGGGACAGGAGAAACGATTGGGAACGGCATAAGTTCTCACCCGGATATCGATTTTGTATCGTTTACAGGATCTGTGCCAGTTGGGACAAAAATTATGGAAAATGCTGCTCAGACGATAAAGAAAGTCGCACTGGAGCTTGGTGGCAAGTCTCCACTTATCGTACTTGAGGATGCTGATCCGGAATATGCTGCCAACACAGCTGTCTCCCATATTATGAGCAATACTGGGCAGGTATGTTCGGCGGCAACACGCATTATCGTTCCAAAACAAATGAAAGAGGAATTCGAAAAGGCCCTCGAAAAGGTACTGCCTACTTACAAAGTCGGCGACCCGCAAGACCGTAATACATTCACAGGGCCTCTTGTTGCCGAGAAAATTTGGAATCGAGTACAGGAATATATCCAGAAAGGCATTGATGAGGGAGCTACGCTTCTTGCGGGCGGAACAGGCAAACCAGACGGGCTTGAAAAAGGATACTTTGCTAAGCCGACCATCTTTACAGATGTGAAAAATGATATGACAATTGCGCGCGAAGAAATTTTCGGCCCTGTCATGTCGGTCATCTATTCAGATTCATTGGATAATGCGATTGAGATTGCGAATGACACAGACTATGGGTTGGCAGGCTACGTGGTCGGCAAGGACAAAAAGACACTTGCACAAGTTGCAAAAAGTATCCGCGCTGGTCGTATTACAATCAACAATGCAAAAAGTGACTTCTCAGCACCATTCGGAGGATACAAGCAATCCGGAATTGGCCGTGAATGGGGAAACTTCGGCATTGAGGAGTATCTTGAGCCAAAAGCGATTCTTGGAATGGAAGAATAA
- a CDS encoding TatD family hydrolase, whose protein sequence is MCTKVHRIIDAHIHLDQFSDKELPEFYNSMKRVNCSHVVAVGSDLASSGRILDLSHKHDWVIPAAGFHPEQSIPSKEEVDKLCVWIVEHEADIAAIGEIGLPTYLLRERQDTNILPYIELLERLLNLAKKLDKPVALHAVHAEADIVCDLLEKADIENAHFHWFKGSKATMKRMMNRGYFISLPPEIVYRQKIRDIAKLYPLNLMMAETDGPWPFDGPFKGIPTHPEMIHAIIESIAEIKGIYKKKVYEIIWKNTVDFYNLQ, encoded by the coding sequence TTGTGTACAAAAGTACATCGGATTATAGATGCACATATTCATCTTGATCAGTTCTCCGATAAAGAGCTGCCAGAATTTTATAATAGTATGAAGCGTGTAAACTGCTCTCATGTAGTAGCAGTTGGCTCAGATCTCGCCTCATCTGGGCGCATTCTCGATCTATCACATAAACACGATTGGGTAATTCCAGCTGCCGGTTTCCATCCGGAGCAATCAATCCCAAGTAAAGAAGAAGTGGACAAGCTATGTGTCTGGATTGTTGAACATGAGGCGGATATTGCTGCAATTGGAGAAATAGGATTGCCGACTTATTTGCTGCGTGAAAGGCAGGACACTAATATTCTTCCTTATATTGAACTGCTGGAAAGGCTGCTTAATTTGGCGAAAAAACTAGACAAGCCTGTTGCTCTGCATGCTGTTCATGCGGAAGCTGATATTGTTTGTGATTTATTGGAAAAAGCAGATATAGAAAATGCACATTTTCACTGGTTCAAAGGCAGCAAAGCAACAATGAAGAGAATGATGAACCGCGGATATTTTATTTCTTTGCCGCCTGAAATTGTATACAGACAGAAAATCAGAGATATCGCCAAACTTTATCCTTTAAATTTAATGATGGCAGAAACAGATGGTCCTTGGCCTTTTGATGGCCCTTTCAAGGGAATTCCAACACATCCAGAAATGATCCATGCCATCATCGAATCTATCGCCGAAATTAAAGGAATATATAAGAAAAAAGTATATGAGATAATTTGGAAAAATACAGTGGATTTCTATAATTTGCAATAG
- a CDS encoding serine/threonine protein kinase has product MNVLRKTYRYFADRPFQKGTVLKGCYKIVELIGTGSYGMAYLCRDLNASEYRVVKQLRPSKLKENEMFIREIDLLKKLDHPGIPKLHDHFLHEQAAIYVMDYIEGENAEEKIFVSDSTFTENEALLLLSSLVDIIEFLHEQHVYHLDLRIPNIMLKNGNTYLIDFGLAVDAASEPETVQKEMRKQDYYDMGDVLLYLLYTTFNSKQKKALPWTEELSLSGETVHMLKKLLGLIQPYENADELRKDLLAAIKATSN; this is encoded by the coding sequence ATGAATGTGCTTAGGAAAACTTACCGTTATTTTGCTGACCGCCCTTTCCAAAAAGGAACTGTTTTAAAAGGATGCTATAAGATTGTAGAGCTGATTGGAACAGGCAGCTACGGCATGGCCTACCTGTGCAGAGATTTAAATGCTTCCGAATATCGAGTGGTCAAGCAATTGCGGCCAAGCAAGCTAAAGGAGAACGAGATGTTCATAAGGGAAATTGATTTGCTAAAGAAGCTCGACCATCCAGGTATTCCAAAACTTCATGATCATTTCCTTCATGAACAAGCTGCAATCTATGTTATGGATTACATTGAAGGCGAGAATGCAGAGGAGAAAATATTTGTCTCTGACAGCACCTTTACTGAAAATGAAGCACTTCTTCTTTTGTCTTCTTTAGTGGATATTATTGAGTTTCTTCATGAACAGCATGTGTATCATTTGGACTTGCGCATTCCAAATATAATGCTAAAAAATGGAAATACCTATTTAATAGATTTTGGACTGGCAGTGGATGCAGCATCGGAGCCAGAGACTGTGCAAAAAGAAATGCGAAAACAGGATTATTATGATATGGGGGACGTATTGCTCTATCTGCTCTACACTACGTTTAATTCAAAACAGAAAAAAGCCCTTCCTTGGACGGAAGAGCTGTCGCTGTCAGGAGAAACAGTCCATATGCTAAAAAAGCTTCTTGGACTAATTCAACCATATGAAAATGCTGATGAGCTTCGCAAAGATCTTCTAGCCGCTATTAAGGCAACATCCAATTAA
- a CDS encoding NCS1 family transporter encodes MAQEKSENNQEILRPTEKEDRHIGPLTFMSMWVSDGVNLGNMTLGASLLVAGAATLNMVQTFVAAGIAIAIISIVFALNDRPGYRTGIPYVIQLRQSFGRKGTVFASLFRAIPGVFWYGVQSWIGGTALNEIVKFITKGTFNNIGICFAILVAVQIGLSLFGFGAVKWVGTIASVVIGAGLIYVFIVLLQSYPEKISHRWVEAKGTWGLPFFGFIMVFMGNYAATFLSAADYSRELKPGISDTKRGLLYFSPIFLAYGFVLTIGAMLSAATGDANPVKAFSVVVDNDYIKLGMSAFIVLGVIATNMVANIVAPTYVITLLTKMKYKTAAIITGLIACCTFPWLLVKDQSASNLNVFVLIYCAFLGPIAAIMLIEYYVLRKQKLDIDELYKKDGIFSGINWAAVLALLVGAGAAFIQLKLAWLIGFIIGGIVYWLLMKFAFKKSLFKRQTRYE; translated from the coding sequence ATGGCCCAAGAAAAATCTGAAAACAACCAAGAGATCCTCAGGCCAACAGAGAAAGAAGATCGCCATATTGGTCCTCTTACGTTTATGTCCATGTGGGTGAGCGACGGAGTCAATTTGGGAAACATGACACTCGGAGCGAGTCTACTCGTTGCTGGAGCTGCTACTCTGAATATGGTGCAAACATTTGTGGCTGCCGGTATAGCAATTGCCATTATTTCGATTGTGTTTGCTTTAAATGACCGTCCTGGTTACAGGACAGGCATTCCATACGTTATTCAGCTGCGTCAGTCATTCGGTCGAAAGGGAACTGTATTCGCCTCTTTATTCCGAGCGATTCCTGGCGTCTTCTGGTATGGAGTGCAAAGTTGGATTGGCGGTACGGCTCTAAATGAGATTGTGAAATTTATAACAAAAGGGACTTTCAATAATATTGGTATCTGCTTTGCCATCCTCGTTGCAGTGCAGATCGGTTTGTCTTTGTTTGGCTTTGGGGCTGTCAAATGGGTAGGCACCATTGCATCAGTAGTAATTGGTGCAGGACTTATCTATGTATTCATCGTTCTGCTCCAATCTTATCCAGAGAAAATCTCTCATCGTTGGGTAGAAGCGAAAGGTACGTGGGGGTTGCCATTCTTCGGCTTTATCATGGTGTTCATGGGTAATTATGCGGCAACATTTTTAAGTGCTGCCGATTACTCAAGAGAACTTAAACCTGGTATTTCGGATACGAAACGCGGACTTCTTTATTTTTCTCCAATTTTCCTCGCGTATGGCTTTGTACTGACAATAGGAGCAATGCTTTCTGCAGCAACAGGAGATGCGAATCCGGTAAAAGCATTTTCAGTAGTTGTGGATAATGACTATATCAAGCTTGGAATGTCTGCATTCATCGTTCTTGGCGTCATCGCGACTAATATGGTTGCAAATATTGTAGCTCCGACGTATGTCATTACATTACTTACAAAAATGAAATACAAAACGGCTGCAATTATTACCGGCCTGATCGCATGCTGTACGTTTCCTTGGTTGCTCGTTAAGGATCAGTCTGCAAGCAATCTAAATGTATTTGTTCTCATCTATTGTGCATTTTTAGGACCAATTGCAGCAATCATGCTTATTGAGTATTATGTGTTGCGGAAGCAGAAGTTGGATATAGATGAATTGTATAAAAAAGATGGGATTTTTTCTGGTATTAACTGGGCGGCAGTGTTGGCTCTTCTTGTTGGAGCAGGAGCAGCATTCATACAATTGAAATTAGCCTGGCTGATAGGATTCATCATTGGTGGCATCGTATACTGGCTACTTATGAAATTTGCATTTAAAAAATCACTTTTCAAAAGACAAACACGCTACGAGTAG
- a CDS encoding nuclease-related domain-containing protein, giving the protein MAGLLICFVLLAAFLVQLKKHKSYSQESGNPFLRTFLDKGIYGEYKTYSILEKVPGYKRILTNLYIPKKDGTMTEIDLVMITEKGFYVVESKNFGGWIFGDEKQKQWTQVFSPRNKNRFYNPIMQNAGHIRAIRQLLGIENNHLFKSFIVFSERCTLKKVTVHTKDITVLKRNRLALKIKENLLASPACLVPEEIDGFYTLLNCYTHADHTIKEKHIHNINENKLRGNNVVTMIQRRKR; this is encoded by the coding sequence TTGGCAGGTCTTCTCATTTGTTTTGTTCTTCTCGCAGCCTTCCTTGTACAGCTAAAAAAACATAAAAGCTATTCTCAGGAAAGCGGTAATCCATTCTTGAGGACATTCCTTGATAAAGGTATTTATGGAGAATACAAGACATATTCCATATTAGAAAAGGTCCCTGGCTATAAGCGCATCTTAACCAATTTATACATACCTAAGAAAGATGGAACAATGACTGAAATCGATTTGGTCATGATTACCGAAAAAGGTTTCTATGTAGTTGAGTCTAAGAATTTTGGCGGATGGATTTTTGGAGATGAAAAGCAAAAGCAATGGACACAGGTGTTCAGTCCCCGAAATAAAAACCGCTTCTACAATCCTATTATGCAAAATGCCGGTCATATCCGGGCGATTAGACAATTACTCGGAATTGAAAACAATCATTTGTTTAAATCCTTTATTGTTTTTAGTGAACGCTGTACCTTAAAGAAAGTGACTGTCCACACAAAGGACATAACTGTATTGAAAAGGAATCGTCTTGCACTAAAAATAAAAGAAAATTTGCTCGCTTCACCAGCCTGCCTCGTACCTGAAGAAATTGATGGCTTTTACACCTTATTGAATTGTTATACGCATGCCGACCATACAATCAAAGAAAAACATATCCATAACATTAACGAGAACAAATTACGAGGTAACAATGTCGTCACAATGATCCAACGCAGAAAAAGATGA
- a CDS encoding MATE family efflux transporter, with protein sequence MNELKNTPVRKLFITYLVPSVLGLMLMSVNILIDGIFVSKGVGAEALAGVNIAVPVYSILLALSLWIGIGGGTLYSIAGGRGDWKEARQYFTQSLVWAIGIVGTIILLCLWKEKELALLFGADKEILPYVLDYLHIIVLYGLVYVLENILSIFIRNDGNPKLAMSGLIVNSVLNIILNYIFIFQFGWGIKGAAYATIIATFVGVIVMCSHFLRKKSQLGFVPFTPDLRKLKEILTIGFPSFIAEGTAAVMTVGYNVTFMSYVGKIGITAFAAVNYLHAVFLMFFLAVGAAIQPLVSYHHGAGLHTRAKQFRKYALVTGAVFGVIVFGVCLLFGKQLASLFNVTGGALLSYTVTGLTLFTTGYLFLSINMVWAEYCQAIKRTRAATIIILLRSIVFFLPLLWLLPELFGKWAIWLALPGAEFLTAASIFIILGYQRKAERSVKEVN encoded by the coding sequence ATGAATGAGTTAAAAAATACACCCGTACGGAAACTGTTTATAACTTATCTAGTTCCTTCAGTACTTGGATTAATGCTCATGTCAGTCAATATTCTGATTGATGGTATTTTTGTCAGTAAAGGGGTTGGAGCGGAGGCGCTTGCGGGCGTTAACATTGCTGTACCAGTCTATTCCATTCTGCTCGCGCTTTCTCTATGGATTGGCATTGGAGGCGGCACACTCTACTCTATTGCTGGAGGAAGAGGGGATTGGAAGGAAGCGCGTCAATATTTCACACAAAGTTTAGTCTGGGCAATTGGCATCGTCGGTACGATTATCTTGCTCTGTCTATGGAAAGAGAAGGAATTGGCTCTACTGTTTGGAGCGGATAAAGAGATCTTGCCGTATGTACTGGATTATCTGCATATTATTGTACTCTACGGACTTGTCTATGTCCTTGAAAATATTTTAAGTATTTTCATACGAAATGATGGCAACCCGAAACTTGCAATGTCGGGTCTGATTGTGAACTCGGTACTGAATATTATCCTAAACTACATTTTTATTTTTCAGTTTGGCTGGGGAATCAAAGGGGCGGCATATGCAACAATCATTGCAACTTTTGTAGGTGTCATAGTGATGTGCTCCCACTTCCTTCGTAAAAAGAGCCAGTTGGGATTCGTCCCGTTTACACCTGATCTGCGTAAATTAAAAGAAATACTGACAATAGGTTTTCCAAGCTTCATTGCGGAAGGAACAGCTGCTGTAATGACAGTCGGCTATAATGTAACCTTTATGTCATACGTCGGAAAAATTGGTATTACCGCTTTTGCGGCTGTCAATTATTTGCACGCCGTTTTTCTGATGTTCTTTCTTGCTGTTGGTGCAGCGATTCAGCCACTCGTCAGCTATCATCATGGAGCGGGACTGCATACCCGAGCTAAGCAATTCCGAAAATATGCTCTTGTCACAGGTGCGGTCTTTGGGGTAATTGTCTTTGGGGTCTGTCTGTTATTTGGCAAACAGCTCGCTAGTTTGTTCAACGTAACAGGAGGGGCTTTGCTCTCCTATACAGTTACAGGGCTTACCTTATTCACAACAGGTTATTTGTTCCTATCCATTAACATGGTTTGGGCTGAGTATTGCCAAGCGATCAAGCGGACAAGGGCTGCAACGATTATCATTTTGCTGCGGAGTATTGTATTTTTCCTTCCGTTGCTATGGCTGCTTCCGGAGCTTTTCGGAAAATGGGCGATATGGTTAGCGCTGCCGGGCGCTGAATTTTTGACAGCGGCTTCTATTTTTATCATTCTTGGTTACCAGAGAAAAGCTGAAAGGTCAGTAAAAGAAGTAAATTAA
- a CDS encoding NCS1 family transporter, with the protein MTKKLENQTLNNQQIEDTGDDRSLRPNRPGDRTVGPVSYAFMWIGDGVNLGNMTLGASLIALGVATLNIYQTFAAAILAIGIISAVFALNDRLGYRTGIPYVVQLRMSFGMKGAVISSLMRGIPAIVWYGFQSWIGGTALNEIAKVATGGSFDSVPICFVALQLFQIVLSLFGFHAVKWVEMLASIVIMIALVYVFGVLISSHGPAIKESWVQAKGTWGLPFFGFIMVFLGNYAAIFLSAADYSRELKSGISDKKRGSLYFFPIVVAYGFVLTIGAMLAAATGNSNPVKAFAIVVDNPYITVGVSAFIVLGVIAVNMVANIIPPAYVITLLTKVNYKVAVTITGLLALGAFPWVLVKDSSSAGLAMFILIYSAFLGPIVAIMLVEYYILRRQRVDVKELYNEEGQFAGFNPSALIAMLVGAGAAFIEVELAWIVGLVVAGITYFLLMKYAFKDSPFKKGTIFEKKK; encoded by the coding sequence ATGACAAAAAAACTGGAAAATCAAACGTTGAACAATCAGCAAATTGAGGACACAGGAGATGACCGGTCACTTAGGCCGAACAGACCCGGTGATCGGACAGTCGGACCGGTTTCTTACGCATTTATGTGGATTGGTGATGGGGTCAATCTTGGAAACATGACGCTTGGGGCAAGTCTCATCGCCCTTGGTGTTGCAACACTGAATATATATCAGACATTCGCGGCGGCAATCTTGGCAATTGGAATAATCTCTGCAGTTTTTGCTTTAAATGATAGGCTTGGCTATAGAACGGGTATCCCTTATGTTGTTCAGTTGCGGATGTCTTTCGGAATGAAGGGGGCAGTCATTTCCTCACTCATGCGCGGAATTCCAGCCATTGTATGGTACGGCTTTCAAAGTTGGATCGGTGGTACGGCGCTGAATGAAATTGCGAAAGTTGCAACTGGCGGGTCTTTTGACAGTGTTCCAATCTGCTTTGTCGCATTGCAATTGTTCCAGATTGTTCTTTCTCTGTTTGGATTCCATGCAGTCAAATGGGTTGAGATGCTAGCTTCCATTGTCATCATGATTGCTCTTGTATATGTATTCGGAGTTCTCATCAGTTCACACGGCCCGGCAATTAAGGAAAGTTGGGTACAGGCGAAAGGTACATGGGGATTGCCATTCTTTGGGTTCATTATGGTTTTCCTTGGGAACTATGCGGCGATTTTCCTCAGTGCAGCTGATTATTCCCGCGAGCTTAAATCAGGGATTAGTGATAAAAAACGCGGATCACTATATTTCTTCCCAATTGTCGTCGCTTATGGATTCGTTCTCACAATCGGCGCGATGCTTGCTGCAGCAACAGGCAATTCCAATCCTGTGAAGGCATTTGCGATTGTAGTTGATAACCCGTATATAACAGTTGGCGTATCAGCCTTCATCGTTCTTGGCGTAATTGCAGTCAATATGGTAGCAAACATTATTCCACCAGCGTATGTCATTACACTTCTGACAAAAGTGAATTATAAAGTCGCTGTAACGATTACAGGACTCCTTGCTCTAGGGGCATTTCCATGGGTGCTCGTTAAAGATTCATCTTCAGCTGGACTCGCGATGTTCATTCTGATCTATTCAGCATTCTTGGGGCCAATTGTTGCGATCATGCTTGTTGAGTACTATATTTTGCGCAGGCAGCGGGTCGATGTTAAGGAGCTGTATAATGAAGAGGGCCAATTTGCAGGATTCAATCCAAGTGCGCTCATTGCCATGCTAGTTGGAGCAGGAGCTGCGTTCATTGAAGTGGAACTTGCTTGGATTGTCGGCCTTGTCGTAGCGGGAATCACATACTTCCTCTTGATGAAATATGCCTTTAAAGATTCACCGTTCAAAAAAGGAACGATCTTCGAAAAGAAGAAGTAG